In Fusarium oxysporum Fo47 chromosome XII, complete sequence, one DNA window encodes the following:
- a CDS encoding uncharacterized protein (expressed protein), whose translation MAFPAVSDPPPMFKTKMLDDSQDLLAPPSPYQIKVYTSQDFFDSSVLRELRTVINAAYQSHDINPLGEIGERIQHDTQIVDEIGTNGFTVVMSCADEIVGTASVKDWKPTAQENDWKPAGHYAGKSADEASAMDSAPSVLETISCEGDVEVFMVAVKPGLPYRKKGIAEGLLRACEQQLKKKFCPKENQVRVILRVVREINSRYWLKKGYQIVGERYCPPLTWDVEKAFILLAMRKDV comes from the coding sequence ATGGCGTTCCCAGCAGTATCTGACCCACCGCCAATGTTCAAAACAAAAATGTTAGATGACAGTCAAGACCTTCTGGCGCCTCCGTCTCCCTACCAGATCAAAGTATATACTAGCCAGGACTTCTTTGACAGTTCTGTCTTGCGAGAACTCCGGACCGTCATCAACGCTGCCTACCAAAGCCACGACATCAATCCCCTGGGAGAAATCGGCGAAAGAATCCAACACGATACTCAAATCGTCGATGAAATCGGTACAAATGGCTTCACGGTTGTCATGTCTTGCGCGGATGAGATTGTTGGCACAGCAAGTGTCAAAGATTGGAAGCCCACCGCCCAAGAAAACGACTGGAAGCCGGCCGGTCATTATGCCGGGAAGAGTGCCGACGAGGCTTCAGCTATGGATTCCGCGCCATCCGTACTGGAAACCATTAGCTGCGAAGGAGATGTCGAGGTTTTCATGGTTGCCGTCAAACCTGGACTTCCATACAGAAAGAAGGGAATTGCAGAAGGCCTCCTCCGGGCATGTGAGCagcagttgaagaagaagttctgTCCAAAAGAAAATCAGGTGCGAGTAATACTTAGAGTCGTTCGAGAAATCAATAGCCGATACTGGCTGAAGAAAGGATACCAGATTGTTGGTGAACGCTACTGCCCGCCCTTAACATGGGATGTGGAAAAGGCATTTATCTTATTGGCCATGAGGAAAGACGTTTAG